One part of the Vitis riparia cultivar Riparia Gloire de Montpellier isolate 1030 chromosome 15, EGFV_Vit.rip_1.0, whole genome shotgun sequence genome encodes these proteins:
- the LOC117932084 gene encoding uncharacterized protein LOC117932084 yields MGIIRSSFMFMVGTVCGVYVAQNYNVPNVRKLANTGLVMAKHIEENYRKPKKNRDDDVSD; encoded by the coding sequence ATGGGTATAATCAGAAGCAGTTTCATGTTCATGGTGGGAACCGTCTGTGGAGTGTATGTCGCTCAGAACTACAACGTTCCCAATGTCAGGAAACTGGCTAATACTGGCCTTGTCATGGCTAAGCACATCGAGGAGAATTATCGCAAGCCCAAAAAGAATCGAGACGACGACGTTTCCGATTAG